Proteins encoded by one window of Fibrobacter sp. UWB15:
- a CDS encoding FISUMP domain-containing protein, producing the protein MNYSKMAMQFVCKMAMPLALVFAACSTDEGNAISKVETTPGTQMGGSSEEPNVIAYENISLRGRAYYAPAAIDTKPSSENIDASFSQDVFWAGGMVTLKELDSTTLEWVDGASYTVKVDGAVEDSVTGEMRPSNDGVIRFDSVSLNSPIVMLIASSGSVSLKAIVDLRDSDSFVIDAFTHLKAYRLQKLVASGMSFASAKIQVETETANMFGFCGQNALEVADVRSMLNEFPFDLLQSMKNELGETGSIAGLSESTKGFMRSYALRSYFMKVLLFPESQFERLDDAAVLFYQEGMKKRQYLLRMLASVYGYDCTSANEGALVDINKNEILLKCHEGAWELVDGRVAQLDVSSTLGTMVDSRDGKTYKTVTLEFDGVSQTWMAENLNYVTEKSSCFRDASSYCSVYGRLYSIFPLDSIYNKYASEEDCIADRMNVWLTEYRAVADSLDEVGPLSESDSLRFIDDAHRLCKELHENPENPDNVNWSKVIDSLDVLNYDVCPEGWRMPSYEDWEALLTHVDYDLLHSANGNPVGFGLETLGMVRGGEGRYRMTLSAGASYLFTPRPTPEEFLQPGMPYVGDAIGMIYTLEHQFDDGFLKTAYTYAMWSRGFVRCIKDE; encoded by the coding sequence ATGAATTACTCAAAAATGGCTATGCAGTTTGTCTGCAAAATGGCGATGCCGCTCGCCTTGGTGTTCGCGGCCTGCTCCACTGACGAAGGGAATGCCATTTCAAAGGTGGAAACGACTCCGGGGACGCAGATGGGAGGCTCTTCAGAAGAGCCGAATGTTATCGCGTACGAAAATATCTCTTTGAGAGGGCGTGCTTATTATGCTCCGGCTGCAATCGACACCAAACCGTCTTCGGAAAATATAGACGCCTCTTTCTCGCAGGATGTCTTTTGGGCGGGGGGAATGGTAACGCTGAAAGAGTTGGATTCTACAACGTTGGAATGGGTCGACGGAGCGTCTTATACGGTGAAGGTTGACGGTGCTGTAGAAGATTCTGTGACCGGAGAGATGCGTCCGAGTAATGATGGTGTCATCCGGTTTGATAGCGTCTCGCTGAATAGTCCGATTGTCATGCTGATTGCATCTTCTGGATCGGTTTCGTTGAAAGCGATTGTTGATTTGCGTGATTCGGATTCTTTTGTTATTGATGCGTTTACTCATTTGAAGGCTTATCGCCTTCAGAAACTGGTTGCTTCCGGGATGTCTTTTGCGTCGGCGAAGATACAGGTAGAAACTGAAACGGCGAACATGTTTGGCTTTTGCGGACAGAATGCACTTGAAGTTGCTGATGTCCGTAGCATGCTGAATGAATTTCCGTTTGATTTGTTGCAATCGATGAAAAACGAACTCGGTGAAACGGGTTCAATTGCGGGACTCTCTGAAAGTACAAAAGGATTTATGCGTTCCTATGCGTTGCGTTCGTATTTTATGAAGGTATTGCTGTTTCCGGAATCGCAGTTTGAAAGACTCGACGATGCTGCAGTCTTGTTCTATCAAGAAGGTATGAAAAAGAGACAGTATTTGCTTCGTATGCTTGCTAGTGTGTATGGGTATGACTGCACGTCGGCAAATGAAGGTGCACTTGTCGATATTAATAAGAATGAAATTCTCTTGAAATGCCATGAAGGAGCTTGGGAACTTGTTGATGGTCGCGTAGCTCAGTTGGATGTTTCTTCGACTTTGGGAACCATGGTTGATTCAAGAGACGGAAAAACGTACAAGACGGTCACTCTGGAATTTGACGGTGTTTCGCAGACTTGGATGGCAGAAAATCTGAACTATGTTACTGAAAAATCGAGTTGCTTTAGAGATGCTTCGTCGTATTGCTCGGTGTATGGGCGCTTGTATTCAATTTTCCCGCTGGATTCGATTTACAATAAATATGCGTCAGAAGAGGACTGCATTGCGGATCGCATGAATGTTTGGCTGACAGAATATCGTGCAGTTGCAGACTCGTTGGATGAGGTTGGTCCGTTGAGTGAAAGTGATTCCTTGCGTTTTATAGATGACGCTCATAGACTTTGTAAGGAACTTCATGAAAATCCGGAAAACCCTGACAATGTGAATTGGAGTAAGGTGATTGACTCGCTGGACGTGCTGAACTATGATGTGTGTCCTGAGGGCTGGCGGATGCCTTCGTATGAGGATTGGGAAGCTTTGCTGACGCATGTCGATTATGATTTGCTGCATTCCGCCAATGGGAATCCTGTGGGTTTTGGACTTGAAACTTTAGGGATGGTTCGTGGCGGTGAAGGCAGGTATAGAATGACGCTAAGTGCTGGAGCTAGCTATCTGTTTACGCCGAGGCCCACGCCTGAAGAATTCCTGCAACCTGGGATGCCGTATGTAGGGGATGCGATAGGAATGATTTATACGTTGGAGCATCAATTCGATGATGGCTTTTTGAAAACGGCGTATACGTATGCAATGTGGAGTAGAGGCTTTGTCCGCTGCATCAAAGACGAATAG
- a CDS encoding geranylgeranylglyceryl/heptaprenylglyceryl phosphate synthase: MKPGKTELRLNAEIEKRGALFAVLLDPDTSDEAAFVKAGAMAAENGADLLLVGGSYLGNFTLPKQVAALKANVDLPVVLFPGGASQVVPGFDAMLFMTLVSGRNPNYLIDEQVRGGALVRALNMEAIPTAYQLINSGKRTTVEYISGTMPVPANKPKLSMVNSIAAELMGMRYVYLEAGSGAEEPVPVEHIAYTRKATEMTIITGGGIKDPQTAAVRVAAGANIIVTGTLWEKVEDPALLKEFASAIHIKG, translated from the coding sequence ATGAAACCTGGGAAGACTGAACTCCGTCTGAATGCTGAAATCGAAAAACGTGGTGCGCTTTTTGCCGTGCTGCTGGACCCCGATACATCGGACGAAGCCGCCTTTGTGAAGGCGGGCGCTATGGCCGCCGAAAACGGTGCCGACCTCTTGCTGGTGGGCGGTTCTTACCTGGGTAATTTTACGCTGCCGAAGCAGGTGGCAGCCCTTAAGGCCAATGTGGATTTGCCCGTGGTGCTGTTCCCGGGTGGAGCCTCTCAGGTGGTGCCTGGCTTTGACGCGATGCTCTTTATGACGCTTGTGAGCGGCCGTAATCCGAATTACCTGATTGATGAACAGGTTCGCGGTGGCGCCCTGGTGCGTGCGCTTAACATGGAAGCAATTCCGACGGCATACCAGCTGATTAACAGCGGCAAGCGCACGACGGTGGAATACATCAGCGGTACCATGCCGGTGCCTGCAAACAAGCCCAAGCTCAGCATGGTGAACTCCATTGCAGCCGAACTCATGGGCATGCGTTACGTGTACCTTGAAGCCGGTAGCGGCGCCGAAGAACCCGTGCCGGTGGAACACATCGCCTACACTCGCAAGGCGACCGAGATGACCATTATTACTGGCGGTGGAATCAAGGACCCGCAGACTGCAGCAGTTCGCGTGGCTGCCGGCGCGAACATCATCGTGACCGGCACGCTTTGGGAAAAGGTGGAAGATCCGGCCCTCCTCAAGGAATTTGCTTCGGCGATTCACATTAAGGGATAA
- a CDS encoding ABC transporter ATP-binding protein → MIKIEHLHKTYRSGFLMKPKLALKDVSFSVEPGQVYGFIGPNGAGKSTTIKVLTGLLNFDSGKVLVNGISPRNVKSRQFIGYSPEQPYFYDYLTGRELLKFYGKLVGLTGAELDKRIDWSLDLLHANKDWIDRRLRSYSKGMMQRVGIAQAILGKPKLLILDEPMSGLDPMGRRDVREAIMELNRTGVTIFYSSHLLSDVESISHKVAMIVDGKIVREGTVDEITESCGVEYHVRTREAIPQAELPEGVSPAGHPQECVCADDAARDRLLRYCLEKGIAVERMDHKRPSLEDILTEEIARADA, encoded by the coding sequence ATGATTAAGATTGAACATTTGCATAAGACGTACCGCAGCGGTTTCTTGATGAAGCCGAAGCTTGCGCTTAAGGATGTGAGTTTTAGCGTAGAACCGGGACAGGTGTATGGCTTTATCGGGCCGAACGGCGCGGGCAAGTCCACGACTATCAAGGTGCTGACGGGTCTTTTGAATTTTGATTCGGGCAAGGTGCTGGTGAACGGGATTTCTCCGCGCAATGTGAAGAGCCGCCAGTTTATCGGTTATTCGCCGGAACAGCCGTACTTTTACGACTACCTTACGGGTCGCGAACTGCTGAAGTTCTACGGCAAGCTGGTGGGCTTGACCGGTGCCGAACTGGACAAGCGTATCGACTGGTCGCTCGACTTGCTGCATGCAAACAAGGATTGGATCGACCGCCGCCTGCGTTCATATTCCAAGGGCATGATGCAGCGCGTGGGCATTGCCCAGGCGATTCTTGGCAAGCCGAAGCTGTTGATTCTCGACGAACCCATGAGTGGTCTTGACCCGATGGGCCGCCGCGACGTGCGTGAAGCCATTATGGAACTCAACCGCACGGGCGTCACGATTTTCTACTCGAGCCATTTGCTTTCCGATGTGGAATCTATCAGCCACAAGGTCGCGATGATTGTCGATGGCAAGATCGTGCGCGAAGGAACCGTTGACGAGATTACGGAATCTTGCGGCGTGGAATACCACGTGCGTACCCGCGAGGCGATTCCGCAGGCTGAACTGCCCGAAGGCGTTAGCCCCGCTGGCCACCCGCAGGAATGCGTTTGCGCCGACGATGCCGCCCGCGACCGCCTGCTGCGTTACTGCCTGGAAAAAGGAATTGCTGTCGAGCGCATGGACCACAAGCGCCCGAGTCTCGAAGATATTTTGACGGAGGAAATTGCCCGTGCAGACGCTTAA
- a CDS encoding ABC transporter permease: MQTLKHIGIIALNTFRESIRDKILYNIGFLAIALTLFSIVLGEWSVFDRAYVIKSTTLSVMSLSGLLISIFVGISLVQKEIQRRTVLTLLSKPISRASFIVGKYFGLLAVVAVHLMLLTAIYYVMLFLTGSAPTLSLLTAIYLIFCEMAIVIAVALLFSSFSSTVLSALFTLGVYFAGHLSDQLLEQVRFATRMGELNGTSSMLFQKAAEVIHAIFPGLYRYNVTTYVVHGVALPDMYVFWNSIYALGYIGVFLAIASWWFSRRDFL, translated from the coding sequence GTGCAGACGCTTAAGCATATCGGCATCATTGCCCTCAATACGTTCCGCGAATCCATTCGCGACAAGATTCTCTATAACATCGGCTTTTTGGCGATTGCGCTCACCTTGTTCAGCATTGTGCTTGGCGAATGGTCGGTGTTCGACCGCGCTTACGTGATCAAGTCCACGACGCTTTCGGTGATGAGCCTCTCGGGCCTGTTGATTTCGATTTTCGTGGGCATTAGCCTGGTGCAAAAAGAAATCCAGCGCCGTACGGTGCTTACGCTGCTCTCGAAGCCGATTAGTCGCGCCTCGTTTATTGTGGGCAAGTACTTTGGCTTGCTTGCGGTGGTGGCGGTTCACTTGATGCTTTTGACGGCCATCTACTACGTGATGCTGTTCCTCACGGGTTCTGCTCCGACGCTTAGCCTGCTTACGGCAATCTACTTGATTTTCTGCGAGATGGCGATTGTCATTGCGGTGGCGCTTTTGTTCAGCAGCTTTAGCAGCACGGTGCTCAGTGCGCTGTTTACGCTGGGTGTGTACTTTGCGGGCCACTTGAGTGACCAGCTTTTGGAACAGGTGCGCTTTGCGACCCGTATGGGCGAACTGAATGGAACGTCGAGCATGCTGTTCCAGAAGGCTGCCGAAGTCATTCACGCGATTTTCCCGGGGCTTTACCGCTACAACGTGACGACTTACGTGGTGCATGGCGTGGCGCTCCCCGATATGTACGTATTCTGGAATAGCATTTATGCGCTAGGCTACATCGGCGTATTCCTTGCGATTGCAAGCTGGTGGTTTAGCCGGAGGGACTTCCTATGA
- a CDS encoding type IV pilus twitching motility protein PilT, translating into MRNQYMAKVLVHNKVVTEAQVKAHWGEITDKKDIGQVLVDAGILPPPMYIKVLAFVKNLEAKAAAEGGTAPANTSGATATSAPAANAAAATPKPSAARFEAPPASSPSVAPAAPQPAQSEGLQIEGNSSLYGEVSTSNVEVEAVAGLESTSISTVQVQAEAEEETSGEDSEKLPSRFAILTGEGAPVEAPEKIRPMTNLSQIIAFARKFGATDIYLYADRPVVMRQSGTLFVASDEALDLSRINERLDEASKGFSDGYKIVVGKNFSKTIGLAGVGRARMTVTWNGTNPSVSIRVIPQESTTLENLYLPTFCNQFVELNSGLVLVAGPAASGRSTTISTFAETIAANRDVYIQTIEKPIERVLQNPRGAIAQREVGLHVRSGIEGVEFAMQSGADVILFDYLENMEELSMLLRASNAGALVFAVTTGNNIHALLSRLLSSVPAGDRTAFANSLAEQLKGIIVQHLIPIVQNQGQVLAVEAAKMNSTMANMLRRGEISQLSASISSQKDQGISLDDSLQKCVESGYIEGTEAWKRACDSRRFAAYRVQN; encoded by the coding sequence ATGAGAAACCAGTACATGGCAAAAGTCCTTGTGCATAACAAGGTCGTTACCGAGGCGCAGGTCAAGGCGCATTGGGGTGAAATTACCGATAAGAAAGACATTGGCCAGGTGCTCGTGGATGCAGGAATCCTTCCGCCTCCGATGTACATCAAGGTACTTGCCTTTGTCAAGAATTTAGAGGCCAAGGCCGCCGCCGAAGGCGGTACTGCTCCGGCGAATACGTCGGGCGCGACGGCTACATCGGCTCCTGCCGCTAATGCTGCCGCAGCGACACCGAAACCCTCTGCCGCGCGCTTTGAAGCGCCTCCGGCATCGTCACCGTCTGTTGCGCCTGCTGCACCGCAGCCCGCGCAGTCCGAAGGCTTGCAGATCGAAGGCAACAGTAGCCTGTATGGCGAAGTCTCGACCTCCAACGTGGAAGTCGAAGCGGTCGCGGGCTTGGAATCGACTAGCATCAGCACGGTGCAAGTGCAGGCCGAGGCCGAAGAAGAAACTTCGGGCGAGGATTCCGAAAAGCTGCCGAGCCGCTTTGCGATTTTGACAGGTGAGGGCGCTCCGGTAGAAGCTCCTGAAAAGATTCGCCCGATGACGAACCTGTCGCAGATTATCGCGTTTGCCCGCAAGTTTGGAGCAACCGATATTTACTTGTATGCAGACCGCCCGGTGGTCATGCGCCAGTCGGGCACACTCTTTGTGGCTTCGGACGAGGCTCTGGATTTGTCTCGCATTAACGAGCGCCTGGACGAGGCGTCCAAGGGTTTTTCGGACGGCTATAAGATTGTGGTTGGCAAGAACTTTAGCAAGACGATTGGCCTTGCTGGCGTTGGCCGCGCCCGTATGACGGTCACGTGGAATGGCACGAATCCTAGCGTTTCGATTCGTGTGATTCCCCAAGAATCGACTACGCTCGAAAACTTGTATCTGCCTACGTTCTGCAATCAGTTTGTGGAACTCAATAGCGGTCTTGTGCTTGTGGCAGGACCTGCAGCGAGCGGCCGTTCTACGACGATTTCGACCTTTGCCGAAACCATTGCCGCTAACCGCGACGTTTACATTCAGACGATCGAAAAACCGATTGAACGCGTGCTCCAGAATCCGCGCGGCGCCATTGCCCAGCGCGAAGTTGGCTTGCATGTGCGTTCGGGTATCGAAGGCGTGGAATTTGCCATGCAGAGTGGCGCCGACGTAATTCTGTTCGACTACCTTGAAAACATGGAAGAACTTTCGATGTTGCTGCGTGCTTCGAACGCGGGCGCCTTGGTGTTCGCAGTGACGACGGGCAACAATATTCACGCTTTGCTTTCTCGCTTGCTTTCGTCGGTGCCGGCAGGAGACCGCACGGCGTTTGCAAACTCGCTGGCGGAACAGCTCAAGGGAATCATTGTGCAGCACTTGATTCCGATTGTGCAGAATCAGGGCCAGGTGCTTGCTGTCGAAGCCGCCAAGATGAATTCGACGATGGCGAACATGCTTCGCCGCGGAGAAATCTCGCAGCTGTCCGCTTCGATCAGCAGCCAGAAAGATCAGGGCATTTCGCTTGACGATTCCTTGCAGAAGTGCGTGGAATCGGGCTACATTGAAGGTACCGAGGCGTGGAAACGCGCCTGCGACAGTCGCCGTTTCGCCGCTTACAGGGTTCAGAACTAA